One window of Bacteroides sp. AN502(2024) genomic DNA carries:
- a CDS encoding M28 family metallopeptidase, which yields MKLNLVLLGLLFTRVITFAQTPLEKGLESINRSSAEATINFLASDELQGREAGFHGSRVSSEYIASLLQWMGVQPLTDNYFQPFDAYRKERQKKGRLEVHPDSIDKLKEEVHQKLSMRNVLGMIPGKNNKEYVIVGAHFDHLGIDPALDGDQIYNGADDNASGVSAVLQIARAFVASGQQPERNVIFAFWDGEEKGLLGSKYFVQTCPFVSQIKGYLNFDMIGRNNKPQQPRHVVYFYTAAHPAFGDWLKEDIRKYGLRLEPDYRAWDRPIGGSDNGTFAKVGVPIIWYHTDGHPDYHQPSDHADRLNWDKIVEITKASFLNMWKMANEKSF from the coding sequence ATGAAGTTGAATTTGGTATTGTTGGGACTATTGTTTACAAGAGTCATAACTTTTGCACAAACCCCTTTGGAAAAAGGATTGGAAAGTATCAACCGCTCTTCTGCCGAAGCTACGATCAACTTTTTGGCAAGTGACGAACTGCAGGGACGCGAAGCAGGATTTCACGGATCTCGTGTATCCTCGGAATACATAGCTTCTTTACTGCAATGGATGGGGGTACAACCTTTGACTGACAACTATTTTCAGCCTTTTGATGCCTATCGCAAAGAACGTCAGAAGAAAGGGAGACTGGAAGTCCATCCCGATTCTATTGACAAGCTAAAGGAGGAAGTGCACCAAAAGCTTTCCATGAGGAATGTATTAGGTATGATTCCCGGTAAAAATAATAAGGAGTATGTGATTGTAGGTGCACATTTCGACCACTTAGGGATAGATCCTGCACTCGATGGTGACCAAATTTATAATGGTGCGGATGATAATGCGTCCGGTGTATCAGCGGTACTGCAAATAGCAAGAGCGTTTGTAGCCAGTGGACAGCAGCCGGAAAGAAATGTGATTTTTGCTTTTTGGGACGGAGAAGAAAAAGGGTTGCTTGGTTCGAAATACTTTGTGCAGACTTGTCCTTTTGTCTCTCAAATTAAAGGCTATTTGAACTTTGATATGATTGGACGAAATAACAAACCTCAGCAACCTCGTCATGTGGTCTATTTTTATACGGCTGCCCATCCTGCTTTTGGTGATTGGCTGAAAGAAGATATCAGGAAATACGGCTTGCGGTTGGAACCGGATTATCGTGCATGGGATCGTCCGATAGGCGGAAGTGATAACGGAACATTTGCTAAAGTTGGCGTTCCTATCATTTGGTATCATACGGACGGACATCCTGATTATCACCAGCCTTCCGATCATGCCGACCGGCTGAACTGGGATAAAATTGTAGAAATCACGAAAGCGTCTTTCCTTAATATGTGGAAGATGGCGAATGAGAAGTCATTTTAA
- the aroA gene encoding 3-phosphoshikimate 1-carboxyvinyltransferase → MLYKLIPPSVVTGTIQLPASKSISNRALIINALGKGIYPPKNLSDCDDTQVMIKALNEGKEMIDIMAAGTAMRFLTAYLSVTPGERTLTGTARMQQRPIQILVNALRELGAEIAYINKEGYPPLRIKGTELKGNEITLKGNVSSQYISALLMIGPVLKDGLTLHLSGEIISRPYINLTLQLMQDFGAKATWTSPNRISVAPQLYQSLPFKVESDWSAASYWYQIAALSPKAEIELLGLFRNSYQGDSRGAEVFSRLGITTEFTPQGVKLKKTGKAPEKLEENLVDIPDLAQTFVVTCALLNIPFRFTGLQSLKIKETDRITALCTELKKLGYVIEEENDSVLMWNGERCEPEETPVIATYEDHRMAMAFAPAVIYHPNLLIADPQVVTKSYPGYWEDLKQVGFQVINEG, encoded by the coding sequence ATGCTCTACAAACTCATCCCTCCTTCGGTGGTGACAGGAACTATCCAGTTGCCGGCTTCTAAAAGTATCAGCAATCGTGCATTAATCATCAATGCGCTGGGTAAAGGCATTTATCCTCCTAAAAACCTGTCTGATTGTGATGATACACAGGTGATGATAAAAGCTCTCAATGAAGGGAAAGAGATGATTGACATCATGGCTGCAGGCACTGCTATGCGTTTCCTTACCGCCTATTTGAGTGTCACTCCGGGAGAACGGACCCTCACAGGAACAGCACGTATGCAACAACGCCCGATACAGATATTAGTCAATGCGCTTCGGGAGTTAGGAGCTGAAATAGCTTATATCAACAAGGAAGGGTATCCTCCCCTACGTATCAAAGGGACGGAGCTGAAAGGAAATGAAATAACACTGAAAGGAAATGTCAGTTCCCAATATATATCAGCTTTGCTGATGATAGGTCCAGTACTCAAAGACGGTTTGACGTTACATTTGAGCGGGGAGATTATTTCCCGTCCATATATTAATCTTACATTGCAACTGATGCAGGACTTCGGAGCCAAAGCCACATGGACTTCTCCAAACCGTATTTCCGTTGCTCCACAACTCTATCAGAGCCTTCCTTTCAAAGTGGAAAGTGACTGGAGCGCCGCTTCCTATTGGTACCAGATTGCTGCCCTATCTCCCAAAGCAGAAATTGAGTTGTTAGGACTGTTCCGTAACAGCTATCAGGGTGATAGCCGGGGGGCAGAAGTCTTCTCACGCCTAGGTATAACTACCGAATTTACACCGCAAGGTGTGAAACTGAAAAAGACAGGTAAAGCACCGGAAAAGCTGGAAGAGAACTTGGTCGATATTCCGGACCTGGCACAAACGTTTGTCGTTACTTGTGCCTTGCTGAATATTCCTTTCCGTTTCACAGGATTACAAAGTCTGAAAATAAAAGAGACTGATCGTATTACCGCATTGTGCACCGAGCTTAAAAAGCTGGGATATGTTATTGAAGAAGAAAATGACAGCGTATTAATGTGGAACGGCGAACGATGCGAACCGGAAGAAACTCCCGTAATTGCAACATACGAAGACCATCGCATGGCAATGGCATTTGCTCCGGCAGTTATCTATCATCCTAATTTGCTCATTGCCGATCCGCAGGTTGTTACTAAATCATACCCCGGCTACTGGGAAGATTTGAAGCAGGTGGGATTTCAAGTGATAAACGAAGGGTAG
- a CDS encoding DUF2027 domain-containing protein yields the protein MKIGDKVRFLSEVGGGIVTGFQGKDFVLVEDADGFDIPMPIRECVVIETDDYNLKRKPTSSAPKQEEPAKPVKPEMPAIQRQPEVRGGNTLNVFLAYVPEDAKAMMTTPFETYLVNDSNYYLYYTYLSAEGKAWKNRSHGLVEPNTKLLLEEFTKDMLNEMERVTVQLIAFKDGKPAAIKPAVSVEIRIDTVKFYKLHTFGDSVYFEEPALIYDIVKDDMPAKQVYVSAEEIQMALLQKKSADKPKSQPIVKTDHAHGGKSGIIEIDLHIDSLLDDTRGMSNAEILNYQLDKFREVMGTYKNKREQKIVFIHGKGEGVLRKAILDELKRKYSNCRYQDASFQEYGFGATMVTIK from the coding sequence ATGAAAATAGGAGATAAAGTACGCTTTCTTAGTGAGGTAGGCGGTGGAATCGTCACCGGATTCCAGGGAAAGGATTTTGTGTTGGTGGAAGATGCGGATGGATTTGATATTCCGATGCCGATACGTGAGTGTGTAGTGATTGAAACAGATGACTATAATTTGAAGCGTAAACCGACTTCTTCTGCTCCGAAACAAGAGGAACCTGCTAAACCGGTAAAACCGGAGATGCCCGCCATTCAACGTCAACCGGAGGTGCGTGGAGGGAATACGTTGAATGTGTTTCTGGCTTATGTGCCCGAAGATGCAAAGGCGATGATGACTACTCCTTTTGAAACTTATCTGGTGAATGATAGCAATTATTATTTGTATTACACTTATTTGAGTGCGGAAGGAAAAGCGTGGAAGAACCGTTCACATGGTTTGGTAGAACCTAATACAAAATTGTTGCTGGAAGAATTCACTAAAGATATGCTGAATGAGATGGAACGGGTAACTGTTCAGTTGATTGCTTTCAAGGACGGCAAGCCTGCGGCTATCAAACCTGCTGTCAGTGTGGAGATACGGATTGATACTGTGAAGTTCTATAAACTTCATACATTTGGCGACTCTGTCTATTTTGAAGAACCGGCTTTGATTTATGACATCGTGAAAGATGATATGCCTGCCAAGCAGGTATATGTGTCGGCAGAAGAGATTCAGATGGCATTGTTACAAAAGAAATCTGCGGATAAGCCCAAGTCACAACCTATTGTAAAGACAGATCATGCTCATGGCGGAAAGAGTGGGATTATTGAAATAGATCTTCACATTGATTCTTTGTTGGATGATACTCGAGGGATGAGTAATGCTGAAATTCTGAATTATCAATTGGATAAGTTTCGCGAAGTGATGGGAACCTATAAGAATAAGCGTGAACAGAAGATTGTCTTTATTCATGGTAAAGGCGAGGGGGTGCTTCGGAAGGCCATTCTTGATGAATTGAAACGGAAATATAGCAATTGCCGTTATCAGGATGCTTCTTTTCAGGAATATGGGTTTGGCGCTACGATGGTGACTATTAAATAA
- a CDS encoding DUF4249 domain-containing protein, translated as MRTRIYDPFILLIALLTTVSCENELPFSVKDNPPKLVMNALINADSLTNVLYLNFTGREYVTHAEKATVEVRVNGQLSESLRPLPPQAEGDMQCRFQISSRFSPGDVVRIDALTDDGQYHAWAEVTVPQRPHEIVDIDTVTVPLTQYYYTQNYLRYRINIKDRPNENNFYRLIMDKQMTVKDHRNEIDEYVTQTIHRYHFISREDVVLTDGQPTNSDDEDNGMFDTVKNIYGVFDDSRFKNTSYTMTVYNQTNVEGLYPYGTNVKMDIVVRLLSITETEYYYLKALNLTDSDAYDETINEPIKYPGNVHGGLGIVGISTETSKIIHIKNPWI; from the coding sequence ATGAGAACTCGTATATATGATCCATTTATCCTGTTAATAGCATTACTGACAACAGTATCTTGTGAAAATGAGCTTCCGTTCAGTGTAAAGGACAATCCACCCAAATTAGTAATGAATGCACTCATCAACGCAGATAGTCTGACCAATGTTCTTTACCTCAATTTCACGGGAAGAGAATATGTCACTCATGCAGAAAAAGCCACCGTGGAGGTACGCGTTAACGGACAGTTGTCAGAAAGTCTACGTCCGCTTCCACCCCAAGCGGAAGGAGATATGCAATGCCGCTTCCAGATTTCCAGTAGATTCTCTCCCGGAGATGTGGTACGTATCGACGCCCTCACTGACGACGGGCAATATCACGCGTGGGCTGAAGTTACCGTTCCGCAGCGTCCCCATGAAATAGTCGATATCGATACGGTTACTGTTCCACTGACACAGTATTACTATACACAGAATTATCTCCGATATAGAATCAACATCAAAGATCGCCCCAACGAAAATAATTTCTACCGACTTATCATGGATAAGCAAATGACAGTGAAAGACCATCGTAATGAAATAGACGAATATGTCACTCAAACCATACACCGTTATCATTTTATATCCCGCGAAGATGTGGTATTAACAGACGGACAGCCTACCAACAGCGATGATGAAGATAATGGCATGTTCGACACCGTAAAGAATATATATGGCGTATTCGATGACTCACGATTCAAAAATACATCTTATACCATGACAGTTTACAACCAGACAAATGTTGAGGGGCTTTACCCGTATGGAACGAATGTAAAGATGGATATTGTTGTGCGTCTGTTAAGCATTACAGAAACCGAATATTACTATCTGAAAGCACTCAACCTGACAGATTCCGATGCTTATGACGAGACAATAAACGAACCAATCAAATATCCCGGCAATGTACACGGAGGGCTCGGAATTGTCGGGATCAGTACAGAGACAAGCAAAATCATTCATATAAAAAATCCATGGATATGA
- a CDS encoding TonB-dependent receptor domain-containing protein: MKTIHQVHLPVRTIVLIGVALLITMQIYAQNTKARLSLTLRNATLKEFVKQIENSTGYSFIYSEEINIKHRINLKVKEKPLHEILDIVFKNETISYQFSNRYILLQKKKESKTVGRKYTISGYVTDGTSSETLIGTNIFESHQNQGTTTNPYGFYSITLPEGETNLCFSYLGYATETHQFMLSQDTLLNIRMQGNTQLQEVVIISDKTETGTAATQMGSIDIPMTQIKNTPSILGEADVMKAIQLMPGVQAGVDGSAGLYIRGGSPDQNLILLDGTPVYNVDHMFGFFSVFTPEAVKKVTLFKSSFPARFGGRLSSVIDVRTNDGDMQKYHGTLSIGLLTSKINLEGPIVKGKTAFNISARRSYLDLIAKPFMPDDEEYGYYFYDINAKINHKFSDRSRIYLSVYNGKDHFAANYDGDTDSKDGSRMNWGNTIVSARWNYIFNNRLFSNTTVSYNNYLFDVNSYNNNKYANSTGVPITNRYSADYRSGINDWSYQIDFDYNPSPTHHIKFGTGYIHHRFRPEVMTSKISEETGDKVDRDTTYHSIANSRIYGHELSAYLEDNIKVNDRLRLNLGLHFSLFQVQKQSYSSLQPRVSARYQLGKDVTLKASYTQMSQYVHLLSSMPIAMPTDLWVPVTKKIKPMRSHQYSLGGYYTGIEGWEFSVEGYYKDMYNVLEYKEGVSFFGSSAGWENKVEMGKGRSTGIEFMVQKRLGRTTGWLSYTLSKSDRQFAKGGINNGERFPYKYDRRHNTNLTINHTFSERIDIGASWVFYTGGTSTIPEEKTAVIRPGDGTGMTPSAIGEASYVEHRNNYRLPASHRLNVGINFNKKTKHGMRTWNISLYNAYNAMNPTFVYRSTSKNEPYRPIIKKYTILPFIPSFTYTYKF, from the coding sequence ATGAAAACTATTCACCAAGTCCACCTGCCTGTCAGAACCATTGTTCTGATAGGGGTGGCGCTTCTCATCACCATGCAAATATATGCACAAAATACGAAAGCCCGGCTTTCGCTGACATTGCGAAACGCCACGCTAAAAGAATTCGTCAAGCAGATAGAAAACTCAACCGGTTACTCCTTTATATACAGCGAAGAAATCAATATCAAACATAGAATCAACCTGAAAGTTAAAGAAAAGCCCCTGCACGAGATACTTGATATTGTATTCAAGAATGAAACAATCAGTTACCAGTTTTCCAACCGCTATATCCTGCTTCAAAAGAAGAAAGAATCAAAAACCGTAGGCCGTAAGTATACTATCAGCGGATATGTCACAGACGGAACGTCCTCTGAGACGTTGATTGGAACAAATATCTTTGAGAGTCATCAAAATCAGGGCACCACCACCAATCCTTACGGTTTTTACAGCATCACTCTACCTGAAGGAGAAACCAATCTGTGTTTCTCCTATCTGGGTTATGCCACAGAGACGCATCAATTTATGCTCTCGCAAGATACATTACTCAATATCCGTATGCAGGGAAACACGCAGTTACAGGAGGTAGTGATCATTTCCGATAAAACTGAAACGGGAACCGCAGCTACCCAGATGGGTTCTATTGACATTCCGATGACACAGATTAAAAATACACCGAGCATACTGGGAGAGGCAGATGTCATGAAGGCTATCCAGCTGATGCCTGGCGTACAAGCAGGAGTAGATGGTTCAGCCGGACTGTATATACGTGGCGGCAGTCCGGATCAAAATCTAATTCTACTGGATGGAACTCCTGTATACAATGTAGACCACATGTTCGGATTCTTTTCGGTTTTTACTCCCGAGGCCGTCAAAAAGGTAACATTATTCAAAAGTTCCTTTCCGGCACGTTTCGGCGGACGACTTTCTTCCGTCATTGATGTCCGTACCAATGACGGAGACATGCAGAAATACCACGGTACGCTTAGCATCGGATTACTAACCAGCAAAATCAATCTGGAAGGTCCGATTGTGAAAGGGAAAACCGCTTTTAATATTTCCGCCAGACGTTCGTATCTCGACCTCATCGCCAAGCCATTTATGCCGGATGATGAAGAATATGGTTATTACTTTTATGACATCAATGCCAAAATCAATCATAAATTCTCCGACCGGAGTCGTATCTATCTAAGCGTTTACAACGGGAAAGATCATTTTGCCGCCAATTATGATGGAGATACTGACTCCAAGGATGGAAGTAGAATGAATTGGGGAAACACCATTGTTTCCGCCAGATGGAACTATATATTCAACAACCGTCTGTTCAGCAACACAACGGTCTCTTACAACAACTATTTATTCGACGTCAACTCATACAACAACAATAAATATGCCAACAGTACGGGAGTCCCGATCACCAACCGATATTCAGCCGATTATCGTTCGGGAATCAATGATTGGAGCTATCAGATCGATTTCGACTATAATCCGTCTCCCACACACCACATTAAATTTGGTACAGGCTATATCCATCATCGATTCCGTCCGGAGGTCATGACATCCAAAATCTCCGAAGAAACAGGAGACAAAGTAGATCGCGACACCACTTACCACAGCATCGCCAACAGCCGGATTTACGGGCATGAGCTATCGGCTTATCTGGAAGACAACATCAAGGTAAATGACCGTCTGCGTCTGAATCTCGGATTACACTTCTCCTTGTTTCAGGTACAGAAACAGAGTTATTCTTCTTTGCAGCCACGAGTTTCCGCCCGTTATCAACTAGGGAAAGACGTAACTCTGAAAGCCTCTTATACGCAAATGAGTCAATATGTACATCTATTATCATCCATGCCAATCGCAATGCCTACCGACTTATGGGTTCCCGTGACTAAAAAAATTAAACCGATGCGCTCTCACCAATATTCATTAGGCGGATACTATACGGGAATCGAAGGATGGGAATTCTCGGTAGAAGGCTATTATAAGGATATGTACAACGTACTGGAATATAAGGAAGGGGTCAGCTTCTTCGGTTCGTCCGCCGGATGGGAAAATAAAGTGGAAATGGGCAAGGGACGCTCGACAGGTATTGAGTTTATGGTGCAGAAGAGACTTGGGAGAACGACGGGGTGGTTATCCTATACTTTGTCCAAAAGTGACCGTCAGTTTGCCAAAGGCGGTATCAACAACGGTGAACGGTTTCCGTATAAATATGATCGAAGACACAATACCAACCTGACAATCAACCATACATTCAGCGAACGTATCGACATCGGTGCCTCCTGGGTGTTCTATACAGGCGGCACCAGTACGATCCCCGAAGAGAAAACCGCAGTTATCCGCCCCGGTGACGGCACAGGCATGACTCCATCCGCTATCGGAGAAGCCTCGTATGTGGAGCATCGCAATAATTACCGGCTACCAGCCAGTCACCGGTTGAATGTGGGAATCAATTTCAACAAAAAGACCAAACATGGCATGCGTACCTGGAATATCAGCCTGTATAATGCATATAATGCGATGAATCCTACATTTGTATATCGCAGCACCAGCAAAAATGAGCCCTACCGACCAATTATCAAAAAATACACAATACTTCCATTCATACCTTCATTCACTTACACTTATAAATTCTAA
- a CDS encoding FecR family protein, translated as MKFTDTELEEILHKLVASSRSPRGRFSATASYPKLEKRLKSHIRRLTLMRTFSTAAAVALLCLSVWTAYLYMQPTTIQTISTLAETRTVCLPDGSTVTLNHYSSLSYPEKFKSDKREVELNGEAYFEVSKEKEHPFIVQTETIDIQVLGTHFNVNAYPDNPNVKTTLLTGSVAVSNKNKSVRMILKPNEIAIYNKVEAKLIRKVLANAEDEISWRHGEFIFEDLPLLEIARKLSNSFGTSIHIADTALQNYRITARFRNGENLETILSVLHNAGYFNYSLNNKQIIITTKTDLK; from the coding sequence ATGAAATTTACCGATACGGAATTAGAAGAGATACTGCACAAACTCGTCGCTTCCTCGCGTTCACCGCGAGGGCGGTTCTCAGCAACAGCCAGTTACCCGAAACTGGAGAAAAGACTGAAGTCACATATCCGGCGTCTGACGCTGATGCGTACCTTCTCGACAGCAGCGGCAGTAGCTCTACTTTGCCTATCGGTGTGGACAGCCTATTTATATATGCAACCAACTACCATACAAACGATTTCCACCTTGGCAGAGACACGCACGGTCTGTCTTCCCGACGGTAGTACAGTGACACTCAACCATTACTCTTCACTTTCTTATCCGGAAAAGTTCAAATCGGACAAACGGGAAGTGGAACTAAATGGAGAGGCTTATTTTGAAGTAAGTAAGGAGAAGGAACATCCGTTCATCGTGCAAACTGAAACGATAGACATTCAGGTGCTGGGAACTCATTTCAACGTGAATGCCTATCCTGACAATCCAAACGTAAAGACAACGTTATTGACAGGTTCGGTGGCAGTCAGTAATAAAAACAAATCAGTTCGTATGATTTTGAAGCCGAACGAAATTGCCATATATAATAAGGTGGAAGCAAAACTCATTCGCAAAGTTCTGGCAAATGCAGAAGATGAAATCTCCTGGCGACACGGAGAATTTATATTCGAAGATCTGCCTTTGCTGGAGATTGCTCGTAAACTGTCCAACTCATTCGGAACGAGTATCCATATAGCAGACACAGCTTTGCAAAATTACCGAATCACAGCAAGATTCCGCAATGGAGAAAATCTGGAAACTATTTTATCTGTATTACATAATGCCGGTTATTTCAACTACTCATTAAACAATAAACAGATTATCATTACTACTAAAACAGACTTAAAATGA
- a CDS encoding RNA polymerase sigma-70 factor yields MTESEVRKLLRQMKELDSQTAFRDFYNMTYDRLFRIAYYYVKQEEWSQEIVLDVFLKLWKQRSNLLDVRNIEDYCFILVKNASLNYLEKESKHSFIRPDFLPEPQEQSYSPEESLISEELFALYVKALDRLPGRCREVFIRIREEKQSYTQVAEELGISTNTVDAQLQKAITRLKEMIGRADID; encoded by the coding sequence ATGACCGAATCAGAAGTTAGAAAGTTATTGCGGCAAATGAAAGAACTGGATTCGCAAACTGCTTTCCGGGACTTTTACAACATGACTTACGACCGCCTCTTCCGCATTGCCTACTACTATGTGAAACAGGAAGAATGGTCGCAGGAGATCGTTCTCGATGTATTCCTGAAACTATGGAAACAGCGTAGCAATTTACTTGATGTGAGAAACATTGAAGATTATTGTTTCATTCTCGTCAAAAATGCTTCGCTCAATTATCTGGAAAAAGAATCAAAGCACAGCTTCATCCGTCCCGATTTCCTACCGGAACCACAGGAACAGAGCTATTCGCCGGAAGAATCACTCATCAGTGAAGAATTGTTTGCTCTTTACGTAAAAGCACTCGACCGGCTTCCGGGACGTTGCAGGGAAGTATTCATTCGCATCCGCGAAGAAAAACAGAGTTACACACAGGTAGCGGAGGAGTTAGGTATCAGCACGAACACAGTGGACGCCCAACTTCAGAAAGCAATCACGCGATTAAAAGAGATGATTGGCCGGGCTGACATAGATTAA
- the hemW gene encoding radical SAM family heme chaperone HemW, whose product MAGIYLHIPFCKTRCIYCDFYSTTRSDLKPRYVRALCQELVMRKTYLKEEAIETVYFGGGTPSQLEKEDFEQIFDTIREHYGLKYCREITLEANPDDLSQEYLEMLSSLPFNRLSMGIQTFDDATLKLLRRRHNARTAIEAIDRCRRAGFQNISIDLIYGLPGETKERWENDLRQAVSLDVEHISAYHLIYEEDTPIYNMLKQHQISEVDEGSSLDFFTLLIEHLQKAGFEHYEISNFCRPGKYSRHNSSYWKGIAYLGCGPSAHSFDGMTREWNVSSIDTYIKGIEENNRAFEIEYLDQTTRYNEFIITTIRTVWGTPMEKLKQMFGNEMWEYCQRMAAPYLKNGKLKEYDGSLRLTREGIFISDSIMSDLLWVD is encoded by the coding sequence ATGGCAGGTATCTATCTCCACATTCCTTTTTGCAAAACACGCTGCATCTACTGCGATTTTTACTCAACCACTCGCAGCGACCTCAAGCCCCGTTATGTGCGGGCTCTTTGCCAAGAATTGGTTATGCGAAAGACATATCTGAAAGAAGAAGCCATAGAGACTGTTTATTTCGGCGGTGGAACTCCGTCTCAACTGGAAAAGGAAGATTTCGAGCAGATATTTGATACAATCCGAGAGCACTACGGATTGAAATATTGCCGGGAAATTACTCTGGAAGCCAATCCGGATGACTTATCACAGGAATATTTGGAAATGCTTTCTTCGCTTCCTTTCAACCGTCTTAGCATGGGAATACAGACTTTTGATGATGCCACACTCAAACTATTGAGACGTCGTCACAATGCCCGTACAGCCATCGAAGCTATCGACAGATGCCGGAGAGCCGGTTTTCAAAATATAAGCATCGATCTTATCTACGGATTACCGGGAGAAACCAAAGAACGATGGGAGAACGATCTTCGCCAAGCTGTCAGCCTGGACGTGGAGCATATTTCCGCTTACCATCTGATTTACGAGGAAGATACACCTATATATAATATGTTAAAACAGCATCAGATATCGGAGGTGGACGAAGGTTCCAGTTTAGATTTTTTCACGTTACTGATAGAGCATCTGCAGAAAGCGGGATTCGAACATTACGAAATTTCGAATTTCTGCCGCCCGGGCAAGTACTCCCGTCACAACAGTTCTTATTGGAAAGGAATAGCTTATCTGGGGTGCGGACCGTCGGCACATTCTTTTGACGGAATGACACGGGAATGGAATGTTTCTTCCATCGATACATATATAAAAGGCATAGAGGAAAACAACCGTGCTTTTGAAATAGAGTATCTGGACCAGACGACCCGCTACAATGAATTTATTATCACGACCATACGTACTGTATGGGGGACACCTATGGAAAAGCTGAAACAGATGTTCGGCAATGAGATGTGGGAATATTGCCAGAGAATGGCTGCACCTTATCTGAAAAATGGGAAACTGAAAGAATACGATGGATCCTTACGCTTGACTCGTGAAGGAATTTTCATCTCCGACAGTATAATGAGTGATTTACTTTGGGTAGATTAA